In one Pseudomonas fitomaticsae genomic region, the following are encoded:
- a CDS encoding GNAT family N-acetyltransferase, giving the protein MTIEIRPATPSDAPQILAFITELADFEKARHEVIASVADIERSLFSEGATAHGLICLRDGVPIGFAVFFFSYSTWLGSNCLYLEDLYITPEQRGGGAGKTLLRHLAKIACANDCGRFEWSVLDWNTPAIEFYKSLGAQPQEEWVRYRMDGKVLREFAEGN; this is encoded by the coding sequence ATGACGATCGAAATCCGCCCGGCAACCCCCAGCGATGCTCCGCAAATCCTCGCGTTCATCACTGAACTTGCCGACTTCGAAAAGGCCCGTCACGAAGTCATCGCCAGTGTCGCCGACATCGAGCGCAGCCTGTTCAGCGAAGGCGCCACCGCCCACGGCCTGATTTGCCTGCGTGACGGTGTGCCGATCGGTTTTGCGGTGTTCTTCTTCAGTTATTCGACCTGGCTGGGCAGTAACTGCCTGTACCTCGAAGACCTCTACATCACCCCCGAGCAACGGGGCGGCGGCGCCGGCAAAACCCTGCTGCGCCACCTCGCGAAAATCGCCTGCGCCAACGACTGTGGCCGCTTCGAATGGAGCGTGCTGGACTGGAACACCCCGGCCATCGAATTCTACAAATCCCTTGGTGCCCAGCCGCAGGAAGAGTGGGTGAGGTATCGCATGGATGGCAAGGTATTGCGCGAGTTTGCCGAGGGCAACTGA
- a CDS encoding HD domain-containing protein, which yields MNAFEPLASLAAELLPHALEPSEDGAHDLSHLQRVWHNARTLQAEEGGDLEVLLAAVLLHDCVAVEKNSPLRSQASRLAAEKASTVLATLNWPEAKISAVTHAIEAHSFSANIHPLTLEARLVQDADRLDSLGMLGVARTFYTAGRMGSALYDPHDPEARERDYDDKRFCLDHFRTKLLHLADGFQTAAGQRLARIRHQRLKGFMEQFKEEIGVV from the coding sequence ATGAACGCATTTGAACCACTGGCCTCACTCGCCGCCGAACTGCTGCCCCACGCACTGGAGCCGTCGGAGGATGGCGCTCACGATCTGTCGCACCTGCAGCGGGTCTGGCACAACGCACGTACCTTGCAGGCCGAAGAAGGCGGCGACCTTGAGGTGCTGCTGGCGGCAGTGCTGCTGCACGATTGCGTGGCCGTGGAAAAGAACTCGCCCCTGCGTTCACAGGCTTCACGCCTGGCAGCGGAAAAAGCATCAACGGTGCTGGCAACCCTGAACTGGCCCGAAGCCAAAATCAGCGCCGTCACTCACGCCATCGAAGCCCACAGTTTTTCCGCAAACATCCACCCGCTTACCCTCGAAGCCCGACTGGTGCAGGACGCCGACCGTCTCGACTCCCTCGGCATGCTTGGTGTCGCCCGCACGTTCTACACCGCCGGACGCATGGGCAGCGCGCTGTACGACCCGCACGATCCCGAAGCCCGGGAAAGGGACTACGACGACAAGCGATTCTGCCTCGATCATTTCCGGACCAAACTGCTGCACCTCGCCGACGGCTTCCAGACCGCTGCCGGACAACGTCTGGCACGCATCCGTCACCAACGCCTGAAAGGTTTCATGGAGCAATTCAAGGAAGAGATCGGCGTCGTCTGA
- a CDS encoding MFS transporter: MPQATPQVSGKLFGLFCLASYLLSLSYGATFLLSLLIGSRGGNEHDAGSVISAAMLSTFVAVLVSGHLSDWLGAARSIALFGLLLVAASLGFAMTPGFGHLLLFFGLLLGLGWGVFYTLGPIIVASLVSPTQRAKYFALLSGSMMTGIGSGPLLGRAASALGLPVTSAFYLAAAASLVGVLLFWRLGARLKSTQAASAAKISWHATKQVLGSRAVFPIIMVGLGGCVFGGLSSFQTSYAAARSLDYSLFFLGFMSAAISSRMLIAGYVVKRDPLRASCLLSGLMLGSIVLFAFGVQSGFSYLLAAVMLGVGYGLTYSVINGLAANEAPAGTTSQALLLFSLAYFIGVFGFPLLAGKIIVEHGMPTLLLTVLAVAALNWMITVGRLLWRRITVESALTN; encoded by the coding sequence ATGCCTCAAGCAACACCCCAGGTCTCGGGCAAACTGTTCGGCCTGTTCTGCCTCGCCAGTTATCTGTTGTCGCTGTCCTATGGCGCAACGTTTTTGCTCTCGCTGCTGATCGGTTCGCGCGGCGGCAACGAGCACGATGCCGGCAGCGTGATCAGTGCGGCGATGCTCAGCACCTTCGTTGCGGTGCTGGTCTCCGGGCACCTGTCCGACTGGCTGGGCGCGGCGCGTTCGATTGCGCTGTTCGGGCTGTTGCTGGTGGCGGCAAGTCTTGGGTTTGCGATGACGCCGGGTTTCGGCCATCTGTTGCTGTTCTTCGGTTTGCTGCTGGGACTGGGCTGGGGCGTGTTCTACACGCTGGGGCCGATCATCGTCGCCAGTCTGGTAAGCCCGACGCAGCGGGCGAAATACTTTGCGCTGCTGTCCGGCAGCATGATGACCGGGATCGGCAGCGGCCCGCTGCTCGGGCGTGCGGCGAGTGCGCTGGGTTTGCCGGTGACGTCGGCGTTCTATCTGGCGGCTGCGGCGAGCCTGGTCGGCGTGCTTTTGTTCTGGCGTCTCGGTGCCCGTCTGAAAAGTACACAAGCCGCGTCAGCGGCAAAAATCAGCTGGCACGCGACAAAACAGGTGCTCGGCTCACGCGCGGTGTTTCCGATCATCATGGTCGGCCTCGGCGGTTGCGTGTTCGGCGGGCTGTCGAGTTTCCAGACCAGCTATGCCGCCGCCCGTTCGCTGGACTATTCGCTGTTCTTCCTGGGCTTCATGAGCGCTGCGATCAGCAGCCGGATGTTGATCGCAGGCTATGTGGTCAAGCGTGATCCGCTGCGCGCGTCGTGCCTGTTGTCGGGGTTGATGCTGGGCTCGATCGTGCTGTTTGCGTTCGGCGTGCAGAGTGGTTTCAGCTATTTGCTGGCGGCGGTGATGCTCGGTGTCGGATACGGTCTCACCTACTCGGTGATCAATGGACTGGCAGCCAACGAAGCACCGGCCGGTACCACGTCGCAGGCGTTGCTGCTGTTCAGTCTGGCGTACTTCATCGGCGTGTTCGGTTTCCCGCTGCTGGCCGGAAAAATCATCGTCGAGCACGGCATGCCGACGTTGTTGCTGACGGTGCTGGCGGTGGCGGCACTGAACTGGATGATCACCGTTGGGCGCTTGCTTTGGCGGCGAATCACCGTGGAAAGCGCACTGACGAACTGA